One Cervus canadensis isolate Bull #8, Minnesota chromosome 13, ASM1932006v1, whole genome shotgun sequence DNA segment encodes these proteins:
- the PYCR2 gene encoding pyrroline-5-carboxylate reductase 2 — MSVGFIGAGQLACALARGFTAAGILSAHKIIASSPEMDLPTVSALRKMGVNLTRSNKETVRHSDVLFLAVKPHIIPFILDEIGADVQARHIVVSCAAGVTISSVEKKLMAFQPAPKVIRCMTNTPVVVREGATVYATGTHALVEDGQLLEQLMSSVGFCTEVEEDLIDAVTGLSGSGPAYAFMALDALADGGVKMGLPRRLAVRLGAQALLGAAKMLLDSEQHPGQLKDNVCSPGGATIHALHFLESGGFRSLLINAVEASCIRTRELQSMADQEKISPAALKKTLLDRVKLESPTVTTLTQTSSGKLLTRSPVPGGKKD, encoded by the exons ATGAGCGTGGGTTTCATCGGCGCCGGCCAGCTGGCCTGCGCCTTGGCGCGGGGCTTCACGGCAGCAG GCATCCTGTCGGCTCACAAAATAATAGCCAGCTCCCCGGAAATGGACCTGCCTACGGTGTCCGCTCTCAGG AAGATGGGTGTGAACCTGACCCGGAGCAACAAGGAGACGGTCAGGCACAGTGACGTCCTGTTCCTGGCCGTGAAGCCACACATCATCCCCTTCATCCTGGATGAGATCGGGGCCGACGTCCAGGCCAGGCACATCGTGGTGTCCTGTGCGGCCGGCGTCACCATCAGCTCTGTGGAAAAG AAGCTGATGGCGTTCCAGCCGGCCCCCAAGGTGATCCGCTGCATGACCAACACACCTGTGGTGGTGCGGGAGGGCGCGACAGTGTACGCCACGGGCACCCACGCCCTGGTGGAGGACGGGCAGCTCCTGGAGCAGCTCATGAGCAGCGTGGGCTTCTGCACGGAGGTGGAGGAGGACCTGATCGACGCCGTCACAGGGCTCAGCGGCAGCGGGCCTGCCTAC GCATTCATGGCCCTGGATGCGTTGGCTGACGGTGGGGTGAAGATGGGCCTGCCGCGGCGCCTGGCCGTCCGACTGGGGGCCCAGGCCTTGCTG GGAGCTGCCAAGATGCTGCTGGACTCAGAACAGCATCCAGGCCAGCTCAAGGACAATGTGTGCTCCCCTGGGGGGGCCACCATCCACGCCCTGCACTTCCTAGAGAGCGGGGGCTTCCGCTCCCTGCTCATCAACGCGGTTGAGGCCTCCTGTATCCGAACACG agagctgcagtccatggctgACCAAGAGAAGATCTCCCCAGCTGCCCTCAAGAAGACCCTCCTGGACAGAGTGAAGCTGGAATCCCCCACAGTGACCACACTGACCCAAACCAGCTCAGGGAAGCTCCTCACGAGAAGCCCAGTCCCAGGAGGCAAGAAGGACTAA
- the LOC122451755 gene encoding uncharacterized protein LOC122451755 — protein sequence MARILLAATSAQLNEREKKLRQLAEDPEEGIHGQLTWMRLPQGFKNSPTIFDEALHEDLGELGYRASAKKAQIGRQEVHYLGYILKEGQRWLSKARKETVLKILKPQSQRGIREFLGSAGFCRLWIPGFAEMAKPLYQATIPFAWTEEMDKAFQDIKAALLSAPALGLPDVTKPFLLYVDENRGVAKGVLLQKLGPWKRPVACLSKKLDPVASGWPPCLRMVAAVALLVKDAGKLTLGQELQITTPHAIEGILRQPPDRWISNARLTHYQGLLLKPTKIIFQPPTTLNPASLLPDPDLDAPLHDCADILAQVCGIRADLKDVPLPDAELTWYADGSSFVQNGQRYAGAAVTTETEVIWAAPLARGTSAQKAELIPLTEALKRSREKKLTVYTDSRYAFATAHIHGAIYRERGLLTAEGKTVKNKETILELLQALWLPKKLAIVHCPGHQRGDSPVARGNRLADLSAKEAALASVTPVLGETDIEWINSLPMTQFKNGWWKDAKSAPILPEQLGTELLRKIHNATHLGAKKMQNLVRTAKIVIKDYWSKIEKIASDCKACLLTNPTKTSGATKEARERGTCPGAYWEVDFTEVKPGQYGYRYLLVFTDTFSGWVEAYPTKKETAQVVTNKLLEEILPRFGFPAQDIWKRLEALYLTKPPPEPHRFRPGDWVYVRRHHSGTHEPRWKGPYSVILDTPTALKVNGISTWVHFSHVRPADPFTDLHEVLPQWRVSKHPDNPLKLKLWKCPKEASPS from the exons ATGGCTCGCATTCTCCTGGCTGCCACCAGTGCCCAGCTGAACGAACGAGAGAAGAAATTGAGACAACTGGCAGAAG ATCCAGAGGAAGGCATTCATGGGCAACTAACTTGGATGAGACTACCACAAGGATTCAAGAACTCGCCCACGATCTTCGACGAAGCATTACATGAGGACCTGG GTGAGCTGGGATATCGGGCCTCTGCAAAGAAAGCACAAATTGGCAGACAAGAGGTTCATTACCTGGGATACATATTAAAGGAAGGACAGCGGTGGCTGTCCAAAGCTAGAAAAGAGACTGTGTTAAAGATCCTTAAGCCCCAGAGTCAACGCGGAATTAGAGAATTTCTGGGGTCCGCTGGATTCTGTAGATTATGGATCCCAGGTTTTGCTGAAATGGCAAAACCACTATACCAGGCAACTATACCatttgcctggacagaggaaatGGATAAAGCCTTCCAGGACATTAAGGCAGCCCTCCTGTCAGCCCCTGCCCTAGGTCTACCTGACGTCACTAAGCCCTTCCTTCTCTATGTAGATGAGAACAGAGGGGTAGCCAAAGGGGTGTTACTCCAGAAACTGGGACCCTGGAAAAGACCAGTGGCATGTCTTTCAAAAAAACTGGACCCAGTGGCTAGTGGATGGCCCCCCTGCTTGCGTATGGTGGCTGCTGTGGCCTTGTTAGTAAAAGACGCTGGCAAATTAACCCTGGGACAAGAACTGCAAATAACAACTCCACATGCCATAGAGGGTATATTGAGACAACCTCCAGATCGATGGATCAGTAACGCTAGACTGACCCATTACCAGGGACTACTACTAAAGCCTACCAAAATCATTTTTCAGCCGCCAACTACTTTGAACCCAGCCTCACTCCTGCCGGATCCAGACCTGGACGCTCCACTACATGACTGTGCTGACATCCTGGCTCAGGTATGTGGGATCCGAGCTGATCTGAAAGACGTCCCCCTTCCGGATGCTGAACTGACTTGGTATGCGGATGGGAGCAGCTTCGTACAAAATGGACAAAGGTATGCGGGTGCGGCTGTGACCACTGAGACAGAAGTCATATGGGCTGCCCCTTTGGCCCGTGGGACTTCGGCCCAAAAAGCCGAACTTATACCATTGACTGAAGCACTcaaaagaagtagagaaaaaaaacTGACCGTTTATACTGACAGCAGATATGCCTTTGCCACAGCGCACATACACGGGGCCATCTATAGAGAGAGAGGACTCCTGACGGCTGAAGGAAAGactgtaaaaaataaagagacaattCTTGAGCTTCTACAAGCCCTTTGGCTGCCCAAGAAACTGGCCATAGTCCACTGCCCAGGCCACCAAAGAGGCGACTCCCCCGTGGCAAGGGGCAATCGACTGGCTGATCTTTCAGCCAAGGAAGCTGCTCTAGCATCTGTTACCCCGGTTTTGGG TGAAACAGATATAGAATGGATTAACTCCTTACCTAtgacacaatttaaaaatggttgGTGGAAAGACGCTAAGTCAGCGCCTATCCTACCAGAACAACTGGGGACAGAACTGCTCAGGAAAATTCATAATGCAACCCATTTAGGGGCgaaaaaaatgcagaatctcGTCAGAACTGCAAAGATTGTCATCAAAGACTACTGGTCGAAAATAGAAAAAATTGCCTCAGACTGTAAGGCTTGCCTGCTAACAAACCCAACAAAGACTTCAGGAGCAACTAAAGAAGCCAGAGAAAGGGGAACATGCCCTGGAGCCTACTGGGAAGTAGACTTTACTGAGGTAAAACCGGGACAATACGGATATAGATACCTGCTAGTCTTCACTGATACTTTTTCTGGATGGGTAGAGGCCTATCCAACAAAAAAGGAGACAGCCCAGGTAGTAACAAACAAACTCTTAGAAGAGATCCTGCCGCGGTTCGGATTCCCTGCACAGGACATTTGGAAACGGCTAGAAGCCCTATACCTCACCAAGCCACCGCCTGAACCGCATCGTTTTCGGCCAGGAGATTGGGTCTATGTGCGGAGACACCACTCAGGCACCCACGAACCACGCTGGAAAGGACCCTACTCTGTCATCCTAGACACACCAACAGCCCTCAAGGTAAATGGTATCTCAACATGGGTCCACTTCTCGCATGTGAGGCCTGCTGATCCTTTCACCGACCTCCACGAGGTTCTGCCACAATGGAGAGTCTCCAAACATCCGGACAATCCACTCAAGCTAAAACTCTGGAAATGCCCCAAAGAAGCATCTCCCTCTTAA